One window of the Triticum dicoccoides isolate Atlit2015 ecotype Zavitan chromosome 3B, WEW_v2.0, whole genome shotgun sequence genome contains the following:
- the LOC119282343 gene encoding lichenase-2-like isoform X2, with protein sequence MVEGLAPTLHMALLLGLGVFVSIIARASVGVCYGMSANNLPPASTVVTMLRDNGITSVRLYAPDSAALAALGGTGISVMVGVPNNVLADLATSAPAAAAWVRANIQAHPAVSFRYLVVGNEVAGGDTRYVGPAMENVHSALAAAGLGGAINVTTAISQATIAVHVPPSAGEFTDKSKPFMLPVLQFLQRTGAPLLANLYPYFVYTYKAAGDMDISFMLFTAPGTVVQDGNYGYQNMFDATVDALHAAGERLGVSGVDVVVSETGWPSAGGEAASVENARTYNQNLVNHVWKGTPRRPWKVETYVFAMFNENLKENGVEQNWGLFYPSTDRVYPITFI encoded by the exons ATGGTGGAAGGCCTTGCTCCTACGCTCCACATGGCATTGCTCCTCGGGCTTGGAGTCTTTGTCTCCATCATTGCAA GGGCCTCGGTGGGCGTGTGCTACGGCATGAGCGCCAACAACCTGCCGCCCGCGAGCACCGTCGTCACCATGCTCCGCGACAACGGCATAACGTCGGTGCGCCTCTACGCACCGGACAGTGCAGCGCTGGCCGCCCTCGGAGGCACCGGCATCAGCGTCATGGTCGGCGTGCCCAACAACGTCCTCGCCGACCTGGCCACCAGCGCGCCCGCGGCTGCCGCGTGGGTCCGCGCCAACATCCAGGCCCACCCGGCCGTCTCATTCCGGTACCTCGTCGTCGGCAACGAGGTCGCCGGGGGTGACACGCGGTACGTGGGACCTGCCATGGAGAACGTCCACAGCGCGCTTGCGGCGGCCGGCCTGGGCGGCGCCATCAATGTCACGACGGCGATATCGCAGGCGACCATCGCCGTACATGTCCCGCCGTCCGCCGGCGAGTTCACCGACAAGTCCAAGCCGTTCATGCTCCCCGTGCTGCAGTTCCTGCAGCGCACAGGGGCGCCGCTCCTCGCCAACCTATACCCGTACTTTGTCTACACGTACAAGGCCGCCGGCGACATGGACATCAGCTTCATGCTGTTCACGGCGCCGGGGACGGTGGTGCAGGACGGGAACTACGGGTACCAGAACATGTTCGACGCGACGGTGGACGCGCTGCACGCGGCGGGGGAGCGGCTCGGGGTGAGCGGCGTGGACGTAGTGGTGTCGGAGACGGGATGGCCGTCGGCGGGCGGCGAAGCGGCGTCGGTGGAGAACGCGAGGACGTACAACCAGAACCTGGTGAACCACGTGTGGAAGGGCACGCCGCGGCGGCCGTGGAAGGTGGAGACGTACGTGTTCGCCATGTTCAACGAGAACCTCAAGGAGAACGGCGTGGAGCAGAACTGGGGCCTCTTCTACCCGAGCACCGACAGGGTCTACCCCATCACCTTCATTTGA
- the LOC119282343 gene encoding lichenase-2-like isoform X1, which yields MVEGLAPTLHMALLLGLGVFVSIIASTTTATARGASVGVCYGMSANNLPPASTVVTMLRDNGITSVRLYAPDSAALAALGGTGISVMVGVPNNVLADLATSAPAAAAWVRANIQAHPAVSFRYLVVGNEVAGGDTRYVGPAMENVHSALAAAGLGGAINVTTAISQATIAVHVPPSAGEFTDKSKPFMLPVLQFLQRTGAPLLANLYPYFVYTYKAAGDMDISFMLFTAPGTVVQDGNYGYQNMFDATVDALHAAGERLGVSGVDVVVSETGWPSAGGEAASVENARTYNQNLVNHVWKGTPRRPWKVETYVFAMFNENLKENGVEQNWGLFYPSTDRVYPITFI from the exons ATGGTGGAAGGCCTTGCTCCTACGCTCCACATGGCATTGCTCCTCGGGCTTGGAGTCTTTGTCTCCATCATTGCAA GTACGACTACTGCTACTGCACGAGGGGCCTCGGTGGGCGTGTGCTACGGCATGAGCGCCAACAACCTGCCGCCCGCGAGCACCGTCGTCACCATGCTCCGCGACAACGGCATAACGTCGGTGCGCCTCTACGCACCGGACAGTGCAGCGCTGGCCGCCCTCGGAGGCACCGGCATCAGCGTCATGGTCGGCGTGCCCAACAACGTCCTCGCCGACCTGGCCACCAGCGCGCCCGCGGCTGCCGCGTGGGTCCGCGCCAACATCCAGGCCCACCCGGCCGTCTCATTCCGGTACCTCGTCGTCGGCAACGAGGTCGCCGGGGGTGACACGCGGTACGTGGGACCTGCCATGGAGAACGTCCACAGCGCGCTTGCGGCGGCCGGCCTGGGCGGCGCCATCAATGTCACGACGGCGATATCGCAGGCGACCATCGCCGTACATGTCCCGCCGTCCGCCGGCGAGTTCACCGACAAGTCCAAGCCGTTCATGCTCCCCGTGCTGCAGTTCCTGCAGCGCACAGGGGCGCCGCTCCTCGCCAACCTATACCCGTACTTTGTCTACACGTACAAGGCCGCCGGCGACATGGACATCAGCTTCATGCTGTTCACGGCGCCGGGGACGGTGGTGCAGGACGGGAACTACGGGTACCAGAACATGTTCGACGCGACGGTGGACGCGCTGCACGCGGCGGGGGAGCGGCTCGGGGTGAGCGGCGTGGACGTAGTGGTGTCGGAGACGGGATGGCCGTCGGCGGGCGGCGAAGCGGCGTCGGTGGAGAACGCGAGGACGTACAACCAGAACCTGGTGAACCACGTGTGGAAGGGCACGCCGCGGCGGCCGTGGAAGGTGGAGACGTACGTGTTCGCCATGTTCAACGAGAACCTCAAGGAGAACGGCGTGGAGCAGAACTGGGGCCTCTTCTACCCGAGCACCGACAGGGTCTACCCCATCACCTTCATTTGA